One window of the Zea mays cultivar B73 chromosome 3, Zm-B73-REFERENCE-NAM-5.0, whole genome shotgun sequence genome contains the following:
- the LOC103649541 gene encoding protein MODIFIED TRANSPORT TO THE VACUOLE 1: MDQSRRAVESYWRSRMVDGVTADDDKVAPVYKLEEICELLRASDASIVKEVADFVLKRLDNKSPLVKQKALRLIKYAVGKSGTDFKREMQRHSAAMRQLVHYKGHPDPLRGDALNKAVRETANEAIAAIFSTEDPKPAVATESLGKRIQGFGNTNYEPSRDDKKSFLSELSEVVGIGSASIKQGLSNFAAAHAMMTNDNGSTYRSPNLRRSLTTESERYGRYDPSEIQRESRASSDASKNAPSGPWGPTSSSTPTDETSSSQPGIKTREERLLETIVTASGVRLQPTRDALQIFFAEASKLDAVALSRALESKLNSPLWQVRMKAICVLEAIVRKQDTDPYSIIASYFTENTASVVKCSELPQVSLREKASKVLNMLIGEQPTGTAATKAAMPTPVQMPDLIDTGDQDDLATSSGHASIEQNSGNSAYVSSVDDLLGGEPISDTSVTADSNGSDPFADVSFHEAETKETNDLFSGLTVEEKSSTTMHDSSSDKNELPDIFGSSPDSFNQGSVTDQGTVNDLIAGLNLNGTGHAQSAVKAEPNSNSGSQFFDTKNESGHVPSAATLNDILGQNSLYQQQQTPLQYSFPQHMMLNQSFPGQQLNYGAMGILLAQQQQLLQSFGNFNAGLGNSSFNSMNGGNTSVLPDIFNSSNQPQNHVAVMSSSKKDDNKAFDFVSDHLAAARGSRK, encoded by the exons ATGGATCAGAGCCGGCGGGCGGTGGAGTCGTACTGGCGATCGCGGATGGTGGACGGTGTCACGGCCGACGACGACAAGGTCGCGCCCGTCTACAAGCTCGAGGAGATCTGCGAGCTCCTGCGCGCCTCCGACGCCAGCATCGTCAAGGAGGTCGCCGATTTCGTCCTCAAGCGCCTTGACAACAAGAGCCCCCTCGTCAAGCAGAAG GCTTTAAGGTTGATCAAATACGCAGTTGGAAAATCTGGTACTGATTTCAAGAGGGAGATGCAAAGGCACTCAGCGGCTATGCGCCAACTAGTTCATTACAAAGGCCACCCTGATCCCTTAAGAGGGGATGCCCTTAATAAGGCTGTTCGCGAAACTGCGAATGAGGCTATAGCTGCAATTTTCTCCACAGAGGACCCTAAACCTGCTGTTGCAACCGAAAGTCTTGGCAAGCGCATACAGGGCTTTGGAAATACTAATTACGAGCCATCTAGAGATGACAAGAAGTCTTTCCTTAGCGAGCTTAGCGAGGTAGTGGGTATTGGAAGTGCATCCATTAAGCAGGGGTTGAGCAACTTTGCTGCAGCGCATGCAATGATGACAAATGACAATGGTAGCACATACAGGAGCCCTAATCTCCGTAGATCTTTGACCACGGAATCTGAAAGATATGGTCGGTATGATCCAAGTGAAATTCAACGTGAGAGCCGAGCCTCATCTGATGCTTCAAAGAATGCACCTTCTGGTCCTTGGGGTCCAACTTCCAGTTCTACACCAACTGATGAAACTAGCTCAAGTCAACCAGGGATTAAGACTCGTGAAGAAAGACTTCTAGAGACAATTGTTACTGCAAGTGGTGTGCGATTGCAACCAACGCGAGATGCTCTGCAAATTTTTTTCGCAGAAGCTTCCAAATTGGATGCAGTTGCCTTGAGCCGTGCACTTGAGAGCAAACTGAATTCTCCATTATGGCAG GTTCGCATGAAGGCTATTTGTGTGTTAGAAGCCATTGTAAGGAAACAGGATACTGATCCTTACTCTATCATCGCTTCATATTTCACTGAGAACACAGCTTCTGTTGTTAAATGCTCTGAGCTGCCACAGGTTTCTCTCAGAGAGAAAGCCTCAAAG GTCTTGAATATGCTGATTGGGGAACAACCTACCGGAACCGCAGCAACAAAAGCTGCGATGCCCACACCTGTTCAGATGCCTGATTTGATCGATACAGGTGATCAAGATGATCTGGCAACAAGTTCTGGACATGCAAGCATTGAACAGAATTCTGGGAACAGTGCATATGTTTCTTCAGTTGATGATTTGCTTGGTGGTGAACCTATTTCTGATACAAGTGTCACTGCTGATAGTAATGGAAGCGACCCATTTGCAGATGTATCATTCCATGAGGCAGAGACTAAGGAGACTAATGATCTGTTCTCAGGGTTGACAGTAGAAGAGAAATCATCAACTACCATGCATGATAGTTCTTCGGACAAAAATGAATTACCAGATATCTTTGGCAGCTCCCCTGATTCTTTCAACCAGGGTAGTGTTACTGACCAAGGAACTGTCAATGATTTGATTGCTGGCTTGAACCTTAATGGAACAGGCCATGCTCAGTCTGCAGTTAAAGCAGAACCCAATAGCAACAGTGGTTCACAGTTCTTTGATACAAAAAATGAGTCCGGCCATGTGCCAAGTGCTGCAACATTGAATGACATTCTTGGTCAAAACTCGCTTTACCAACAGCAGCAGACTCCATTGCAGTACAGCTTTcctcaacatatgatgctcaatcaATCATTTCCTGGACAACAATTAAATTATGGTGCCATGGGGATTCTTCttgctcagcagcagcagttactGCAAAGTTTTGGAAATTTCAATGCTGGACTTGGGAATTCTTCTTTCAATTCGATGAACGGTGGGAATACATCTGTGCTTCCAGATATTTTCAATTCAAGTAATCAACCTCAAAATCATGTTGCAGTGATGAGCAGTTCGAAGAAAGATGACAATAAAGCTTTTGATTTTGTTTCG GATCACCTTGCAGCAGCACGTGGTTCAAGAAAGTGA